One segment of Pseudomonadota bacterium DNA contains the following:
- a CDS encoding flagellar FliJ family protein: protein MAKPKYRLEALLRIKARMKKRAEMALARAIVELRKAKEKLEKLKEEKKKIVERWHEARKEMRRDMAGGIAVKKSNVHVNFMRKLKEDEEAKEEEIEDQKAVVEDCEAQVAKARREYIDAAKQLQIMEKHRELWQKKVDDEITRKEEREMDELSTTIHQLKRWRGEKSVFET from the coding sequence ATGGCAAAACCCAAATACAGGCTCGAAGCGCTGCTGAGGATCAAGGCCCGCATGAAGAAGCGGGCCGAGATGGCGCTCGCCCGCGCGATCGTCGAGCTCAGGAAGGCCAAGGAGAAGCTCGAGAAGCTCAAGGAGGAGAAGAAGAAGATCGTGGAGCGCTGGCACGAGGCCCGCAAGGAGATGCGCAGGGACATGGCCGGCGGCATCGCGGTGAAGAAGAGCAACGTGCACGTGAACTTCATGCGCAAGCTCAAGGAGGACGAGGAGGCGAAGGAGGAGGAGATAGAGGACCAGAAGGCGGTGGTCGAGGACTGCGAGGCGCAGGTCGCCAAAGCTCGGCGCGAGTACATAGACGCGGCCAAGCAGCTGCAGATCATGGAGAAGCACAGGGAGCTCTGGCAGAAGAAGGTGGACGACGAGATCACCCGCAAGGAGGAGCGCGAGATGGACGAGCTGAGCACCACGATCCATCAGCTGAAGCGCTGGCGAGGGGAGAAGTCGGTGTTTGAGACGTGA